The Bombus vancouverensis nearcticus unplaced genomic scaffold, iyBomVanc1_principal scaffold0048, whole genome shotgun sequence genome includes a region encoding these proteins:
- the LOC143304698 gene encoding uncharacterized protein LOC143304698, with the protein MSLVTKLRRLTLDDDSNRKRGGRPKKKESARSSSDEKNTKGPTKHSKTKKNVLSETISKEDAKQPERIEPLKSSMTTRDSNIKRTFSRSENTKGKYSNIIDDTVIPSARNDIEDPSMCENALEKFTPLMNSTMDINSTYTQKMMDATAIVEPLSPIKSNEMVVINKNLASSIGKNNEPKFTSRSPITLQEEVQQLN; encoded by the exons atgtcacttgttacaaaattacggaggctaactcttgatgatgacagtaat aggaaacgtggaggccgacctaaaaaaaaggaaagtgctagaagtagttcagatgaaaaaaacacaaaaggtcctacaaaacatagtaaaacaaaaaagaatgttttaagcgaaacaatttcaaaagaagatgcaaaacagccagaaaggattgaaccattaaagtcttcaatgacaacaagagatagtaatataaagagaactttttcacggagtgaaaacacgaagggtaaatattctaatattattgatgatacagtaattccatcagcaagaaatgatattgaagatccttcaatgtgcgagaatgcacttgagaaatttactcctcttatgaattccacgatggacatcaattctacttatacgcagaagatgatggacgctaccgcaattgtagaacctttatcaccaataaaatcaaacgaaatggtagtaattaataaaaacttggctagtagtataggaaaaaataatgaacctaaatttacatcacggtcgcCAATAACTCTGCAGGAGGAGGTTCAGCAGCTGAATTAA